The Gemmatimonadaceae bacterium sequence CGCGCGCAACATGGCGGTCAGCGTCCGCCGCTCGTCGGGCGACAAGGAGAGGGACATGAGAGAGCGAAACATGCCTTCCCCTTCTGCAAGATCAATGCTCCCACTACTTGGTTAACAGTCCACTAGGTTCCAAGGGAATCCTTGGCGAAGTGTCGCGAGTCAAGCCGACGAGGCAGTAGACGGCCTCACGTACTCGGTAACGGCTGCGCGCCATCTCCCGACGCGGCCCTGCATGAATAGCCCCCTGCTGATCCGGGAGATCATGCGGGCTAGGATGCCGGTGCCCGACCCAGCGGGCCGCGCCGGTTTGCTGTACTGGGAGGTTCCGGGGTCATTGCGTATGGGCCTGAACACTGAAGAGACCGCCTTTGGAATTTGGGAGCTCTTGGTCAACCCTGCGACCAAGGAGATTTTCCACTTCGTTTTCAAGAGCAGGACATCATGAGAGCGCAGTTCGAAGTTGCCCCCCTCTTGGCGCCGGTCGAAGGAACTACAGTCTACCGGAAGTCTGAGTACTCGATCGACTTCATTCCCAAGCGGCGCGACGTACCGCCGCTTTCAATAGGTCACCGTCCAAAGGCAAGCCTGGCAATTGGGATGCTGCAACTTGAGGTTGACATAGAGTCGCGACAGGTGTTGTACCCGTGGGGGTACTTTCCAAGTGTCTCGTGGAAGCCGGGCAGCGTTGTGCCTCCACCTGCCATTCGAAATGGCCTACAGGTCGCAGGCGGCACCATCCTTCGCGAGGGAGTGTCGGAGACTCTGTGGGACCGTTCGTTGCTGGAAACGAGGTTTGATCGCTCCTCTGGATGGTTGGAGCTGCGCCTCCTCGGCGGCGCTGAGGGGGGCACTCTAGTGGAGTTCGCATCAAACTGTATTGCAACGCTAGCGCATGGAGCGCTCCGTTCGCTCTACGTGAAGTGTCAGTGGCAATGATGCGGCTGATGCGATAGGGGGTGAACCTTGCGAGAAGTACGGAAGGCCGGTTCGCTGTTGACTACGATCCTTGAGGGTCCCCCCGTGCTTCCTCCAGTGTTAGGCAGACAGGCAGGCCGGGGGTGAAGTGGAGAAAGTACGTGCGTACTCGCTGGGGGTTAAGCGGTGCAAGCTTCGTGGGGTCGGTCATCGTTGTAGAAGCGGCGGTATCGCTCGATGTGGAAGCGGGCGTCCGCCAACGACAGGAAGGAGTGCTGGTTGAGGCATTCGTCCCGAACGCGGCCGTTGAACGATTCGAGGTGCGCGTTCTGGCGTGGCCTCCCGGGCTGGATGAACGCAAGCACGATGCGCCGATCGGCGGCCCACGCATCGAATGCGCGACTCCGCAACTCGCTGCCATTGTCCAGCGACCATCGCCCGGGGCTGGCCGCGCGTGGCGATCACGGCGTCGTCCCTCTTGGAAAACGCCGGCCCACTTCGCATTCCCAAATGCCATGTCAAGGATCACCCACTCTTACGCAGTTGGCGATCACCCAGTCTTACGCACCGGGTTTGCTTGATCTCTTGGGCGTGTCACCTCCTGCTGGGGTGGGGGGTGGAGCAGCGGCGGGCGGCGGCGTGAGGAGCTTGTCGAGCTCCCGGAGCCGGTAGCTGCGCCCGTCGATGTGGACGATGTGCACGTGGTGCAGCAGGCGGTCGAGAATCGCCGTCGTGAGGATCTCGTCGCCGGCGAAGACGTCCGGCCAGTCGCGCACGTGCTTGTTCGTGGTCACGACGATGCTCGCCCGTTCGTAGCGCGCCGAGACCAGACGAAAGAACAGGTTGGCCTCGATCCGGTCCAACGGTCGGAAGCCGACTTCGTCGATGAGCAACAACGCGCTGTTGAGGTAGCGCTTGGACTTGAGGCGCGTCGGCGGGATTGCCGCGTCCGCCTTGAGGGCGTGCAGCAGGTCATCGAGGACGATGTGCATCACCGAGAAGCCGTTCTTGATCGCCTTGACGCCTAACCCGCACGCGAGGTGACTCTTGCCGACTCCTGGCGGGCCGAGGAAGAGCACGTTCTGGCGCTCGCGCACGAAGCTGCACGTGGCGAGCGCGTCGAGCTGCCGGCGGTCGGCCTTGGGCTGGAAGCCCCAGTCGAACGTTTCGAGCGTCTTGCCGCTGGGCAGGCCCGAGAGCGTGAGCATGGTCGCGATCCGGCGTTCGTCCTTGCGCTCGAGCTGGCGCGTGAGGACGCGGCCGAGGAAGGCACTCGGGTCGAGGTGCTCGCGCGCGGCGGCCTCGATGAGTTCGGGCAAGGCACTCGCGGCGTGCTCCATGCCTAACGCGGTGAGCTGCTGGGCCAGGGTATCGAGCGGCAGCGGGGCGGCGGGGCTCATGCGCGCGCTCCGTCGATGAGGGCCACATACGCGTCGAGGGGCCGGGCGACCGCCGTCGGGGCCGGGAGGCGGGCCCCGGCGTCGGCCTGCCAGCGGCCGCGCCGCCCGAGCGGGGGCGGGGCGAGCACGTCGGCCGTCGACGCCCCGTCGTAGTGCGCGGGCTCGAGGACGAGCCGCGCGGCGGTGTGGCGGGGATGCCGGGCCACCTCGGCCCCGGCCGCCCGCACGACGACATGGCGCGCCGTGCCGAGCACCTCGACGTCGCGTCCCACCCACGCGAACGGGACGGAGTACTGGCGGCCCTCGAACGCCACGAGCGCATCGCGCTGTACGCGCCGCGCGACGATCAGGTCGAAGGGCTCGCCCACGACCGGCAGCGGCAACAGGGTCCGCTGCTCGGCGCGCCGCGCCTCGGCGATGGTGGTCCCGGTCGCCGGACAGCGGAGCCGCGCCTCCACCTCGGCCAGACGGCCCGTGACCGCCGCCTGCAACGGGGCGAGGTCGGTCCACGACTGCCGGAAGAGCGGCGCGAGCGCGGTGTGCACCACGCGCACCCGGCGCTCCACCTTCCCCTTGTCCGTCGGCGTCCGGACGCGGCACGGATCGATGGTGAAGCCGCAGGCCGTCGCGAACGCCTGGAAGGCCGGCGTGCACACCGCCGACGGACCGCCGCCCGCGGCCACCGCGGTTTTCAGATTGTCGATCCGCACCACGCGCGGGACGCCGCCGTAGCTCTGGAAGAGTGCGGCATGCCCCGCCTGCCAGGCCACCTGCGTCATCCGCAGGCCGAGCCACAGCGCCGAGCCCCGCGAATGCGCCAGCGTGCCTAACAATCCGAAGAGGCGGACCGCACTCCCCGCGAGGTCGACCCGCTCCTCCAGCCAGTCGTGCTGCGCCTGCATCCCGGGCGGCAACTCGACCCGGCGCACGGCCCGCACGGGCGGGCGGCCCCGCAGGCGCCGGAGGTAGCGGATCAGCGCCGGGTAGCTCCCGGCATATCCGTGGTCGCGCACCAGTGTCTCGAACACCAACCGCCCGCAGACGGGGCGGCCCTCTGGCACCGTCGGGGCCAGCGTCTCCAGTGCGGCCGCCACGGCCGACTCGAATCCATCGACCGCCGTCGCCTGGTCGGCCCGCCGGTCCCGGGCCCCGCTGGCCAGCCGCTTCCGGCGGTAGCGCAAGGCCCCCTCCGTCACGTGCAAAAGCGCGGCGGCCCCGCGGCCGGACACGCGCTCCTCCCGAATCAATTCGTCCATCATCTGCACCTGCTCCTGACGCAAGACGGTCATGCCCGGCTCCGCGCGCTCAAGGGTGCGCGAAGGGTGCGGTCACGCGCCGCACCGGGCGAGGTCAGGTGCGTAGATCTGGGTGATCGCTAGTGCGTAAGAATGGGTGATCCCGTACATGCCAACGGCTCACTGCCACGCCTGATAGGGGTGTGCCCTGTCACCAGCGCGTGCCCTGACGAAGCGTCGCGTGACGCGGACGTGACGCGGCTGCGTACTAGTCCTTC is a genomic window containing:
- a CDS encoding transposase — translated: MRSRAFDAWAADRRIVLAFIQPGRPRQNAHLESFNGRVRDECLNQHSFLSLADARFHIERYRRFYNDDRPHEACTA
- a CDS encoding ATP-binding protein — translated: MSPAAPLPLDTLAQQLTALGMEHAASALPELIEAAAREHLDPSAFLGRVLTRQLERKDERRIATMLTLSGLPSGKTLETFDWGFQPKADRRQLDALATCSFVRERQNVLFLGPPGVGKSHLACGLGVKAIKNGFSVMHIVLDDLLHALKADAAIPPTRLKSKRYLNSALLLIDEVGFRPLDRIEANLFFRLVSARYERASIVVTTNKHVRDWPDVFAGDEILTTAILDRLLHHVHIVHIDGRSYRLRELDKLLTPPPAAAPPPTPAGGDTPKRSSKPGA
- a CDS encoding IS21 family transposase produces the protein MTVLRQEQVQMMDELIREERVSGRGAAALLHVTEGALRYRRKRLASGARDRRADQATAVDGFESAVAAALETLAPTVPEGRPVCGRLVFETLVRDHGYAGSYPALIRYLRRLRGRPPVRAVRRVELPPGMQAQHDWLEERVDLAGSAVRLFGLLGTLAHSRGSALWLGLRMTQVAWQAGHAALFQSYGGVPRVVRIDNLKTAVAAGGGPSAVCTPAFQAFATACGFTIDPCRVRTPTDKGKVERRVRVVHTALAPLFRQSWTDLAPLQAAVTGRLAEVEARLRCPATGTTIAEARRAEQRTLLPLPVVGEPFDLIVARRVQRDALVAFEGRQYSVPFAWVGRDVEVLGTARHVVVRAAGAEVARHPRHTAARLVLEPAHYDGASTADVLAPPPLGRRGRWQADAGARLPAPTAVARPLDAYVALIDGARA